The Microcella sp. genome includes the window CTGTCGTCGTGGGTGGTGCACCCTGGTTCGTGCTGCTGCTGGGTCTGCCGCGCTACCTGTTCTGGGTGGCCGGGGCTCTCTGGCCGTGGCTGTACGACCCCTTGCCCTCGCGGTACAGCGGCAAGGTGGTGGCCGTCGTTCAGATGATCACGCTCATCGTGCTGCAACTGCCCGGGCTGCCGTTCGCGCTCGCGACCGCGCTCACGGTGGGCGTGCTCGCGGCGCTCGGCTGGTCGTTCGGCCGTGACATCGTGTGGCTGTGGCGGCGCCGAGGCTAGGGCGCCGCGCGCTCATCGTCGCCGCGCAGGCGCTCGTGACGATCGCCCTGCTCGCGCTGCTCTGGCGGGTCGCCGATGGCGCAGACGCCGTGCGGGTGCTGCTCGACGCGAAAGCCTGGTTCATCGTCGCGGCTCTCGCAGCCCTCACCCTGCACACCCTGTTCGCCGCCGAGCGCTGGCGCCTCACAGCCGCAGCTCTCGGCCTCACTCTCGGCCGGGGTCGCGCGCTGCGCGAGTATTACCTGGCGCAAATGGTGAATCAGACCGTGCCGGGCGGGGTGGTCGGTGACGCTGGGCGCGCCGTGCGCAGCCGCGAACAGGCTGGGCTGACGGTCGCCGCGCAGGCCGTCATCGTCGAGCGCTTCGCCGGTCAGGCGGCGATGATCGCCACCATGGTGATCGCGGTGACGATCACCACCCTGCTTCCGGGCGGTCTCGAATGGCCGGGGTGGATGCTCGGGCTCGCCGCCACGATCACCCTCGTCTCTCTCGCCGGGCTCGCACTGCTGCTCGCTGCCGGACGTGTGCCGGGCCGCTTCGGCGCGCGCGTCGGCGAGCTTGCGCGCACGGCGACGGTCGCGCTCGTCGGCCCCCGTGTGGTGCTGCACCAACTCGTGCTCAGCGCCGCGACGACGGCGTGCATCCTCGCCGCGTTCGCGTTCAGTGCCCTCGCCGTCGGTCTCAGCCTGCCGTTCGGCGCCATCGTCTCGCTTGTTCCGCTGATGCTGTTGACGATGCTGATTCCGGTCACCATCAGCGGGTGGGGGCTGCGCGAAGGTGCGGCCGCCGCGCTGCTGCCGCTCGCCGGTGCCGCCGTGAGCGAGAGTCTCGCCGCCAGCGTGCTGTTCGGCCTGCTCGGCCTCGGGGCGGTGCTGCCGGGCGCGGTCGTCGTGTGGATGAGCTCGCGCGAGCGAGTGCACAATTGACTCTCGTCAGCACTGACCGGTGTGCAATACAGTGTGCGGCATGACGACAACGCCCATCTCGATCGCCGACCCCCTGTACGGCGCCACCTTCGGGCAAGCGATCGCTCGGTTCTTCACGAAGTACGCAACCTTCTCCGGTCGTGCGAGCCGCTCTGAATACTGGTGGTGGCAACTCGCCACCACACTCGTCTACACGGTGGTCGGCGTCGGTGCGGTCGTCATCGGTGTCGCGAACGGCGAGTTGAACACCGACGGTGACGTGTTCTATCTCGGCCCCGCATTCAACTTCGGCATCGCGGTCTTGGCCATCTGGACTCTGGCGACGCTCGTGCCGCAGATCGCGATCACGGTGCGGCGCCTGCATGACGCGAATCTCACCGGCTGGCTCGTGCTGCTGCGCCTCGTTGCCTCAGTGGGCGATGTCATCGTGCTCGTGCTCGCAACGCTGCAGTCGAATCCGGCCGGCGCGCGGTTCGACAAGCGCTGACCTCGCCCACCGGCTGCAGCTCGTCACCTACGGCGAGGCGCCGTACTTCTCGAGCAGTCGGGTCATCGTGGGTATGCCGCGCGAACTGGCCGGGGTGCCGACGATGCGCTCGACCAGGGGCGTGCCGTTGCCCTGGTGCTCGCGGTGGTTGAGCACGACCGCCCACCCCGTGCCCGAGTCGAGCACCGTGCACCGTGCCCGCCGCTCGGCGTCGAGCACTGCAGGGTCATCTGACAGCAACCGCGGCCCGTCGTGCAGGGTGAGCTCGCGCAAGCGGGCATCGGCGGTGTCTCCGTGCTGCTCGACGATGGGTCGCAGAGACTCGAGCGGGCGAGTGAAGACCTCGCGATCGAGACCGGTGGCGCGCGCAAGCGCGGCAACGGCATCCTGAGCCAAAGACTGCGCCGCATCGGGTGAGGCCGTGAAGATGACCGTGCCGTTGCTCTGGAAGGTCTGGGCGTCGACGATCGTCGCCTCGGCGAACGCGGCGAGAATCTGGGCCGTCGTCGGGCTCGCTCGCTGGCCGACATTGACGTTGCGCAGCAGAGCGACGTGCAGCATGCCCTCGACAGTACTCCCGAGCTTCGACGACAGCCGCGCCATGTGCGCAGCTCAGGCGGTCGGCAACAGCTTCTCGTGCGTGCGCGAGCCTCGCCACGGTTCGGGCGAACCCAGCAGTCGCTGAGCGAGCTGCACCCACGGAACGATCACGAGAAACGGCACAGCCCAGGCGCACGCGAAGAGCGTCTCGGCGACCCCGGCTGAGATCTCTCCGCTGACCGCGAGCGGCACCGCGACGACGCCGACCCAGATCAGCTTCCACAGCACATCAAACACGATGACGGCGAGCATGCGCACGGGTGAGAAGAGCCCGACGATCGCGAGCAGCTGCATGCCGCACAGCATCGCGTCGACGACACCCGTCATGAGCGGCTGGTCTGGTGAGGCGAGAATCAGGCGCGGCCAGGCCGTCAGCCCGAGCCCGACGACGAGCAGCAGATAGCAGGCGCGCAACGCGAGTCTGCGGGCGGGTGACACGACGGGGTGCGTTGCGCTCATGGGCGCGGTGGTGAGAACTGTCATGGTGCAAGGTTGCGGCGCGTGAGCCTCGCGAGCATGATCGTGTGAGTCACGCTTCTTGACCGTCGGGCTCATCGTCGTGCGGCTGGTGACTCGAGAGAGGACCAGCAATGCGACGACCCACAGTCGCGGCAGGAGTCGTCGCCGGGCTTCGGTCATACCTCGCTGCGCACGGCATCGACGCCGACGCGATGGTGCTCGCCGCAGACATCGACGGCGCGGCCCTCGACGACCCTGACGCTCGCATCGCGCTCGCCCGCTATCTGACACTCATGCGCTTGGCGTCGCACGCACTCGACGACCCGGTTCTCGCGCTGCACTACGGTGCGCACGTGCCCATGGCAGAGGTGTCGATACTCGGGTTGATCATGGAGGCGTCGACGACCATGGCGGGCGCGCTGCACCAGCTGCAGCGATACGGATCATTAGCGCTCGAACTCGACGACGGCCGCGACGAGCCGGCACTGCGGCTGCAGCACGCGGCAGGCAGACTGCTGCTCGTCGACACCCGACCGCTCGACACGCCGCGCGAACTCATCGACGAAGCGTTCGCACGCCTCGTCTGCGGGCCGCGACGGTTCTTGTCGCAGCCTCACGTGCTCGCCGTGCACTTCACCGCGCCCGAACTCGAGCACCACGCCGAGTATGAACGCGTTCTCGGCTGCCCCGTGATGGTCGGCGCGACAGCGAACATGCTCGAGCTTCACCCCGGCGTCGCCGACTGGCCCGTCGCGCAGCACCCGCCATACGTCAGAGCTCTGCTCACTGCTCGCGCAGACGAACTGCTCGACCTGCCCGAGGCGCCCCAGCACTACCGCGACCGCGTCGAGCACGAGGTGCGTGCTCGACTGCACGAAGGCGAGGTCTCGGCGACCTCGATCGCCGAACGCCTGCACTGCAGCCGCTCTACCCTGTACCGGCAGCTCAATGCTGAAGGCACGAGCCTGACCCGCATCGTCGATCAGGTGCGGCGCGACCTGGCGCTGGAGCACATGGCGAAACGCACCGCCTCGGTGCGGCAGGTCGCCTACCTCACCGGCTTCTCAGACCCTGCGGCGTTCTCGCGTGCGTTTCGGCGGTGGTCGGGCGAGTCGCCGAGCGCGTACCGCGATCGCGCCAGCTCGCCGTAGCCGCCGGCGAGCTCGTCAGCCGTCGATACCGAGCTCGTAGATGAGCTTCCAGGCGCCCTCAGAACTGTTGCCGAGCACCGAGATCGTGCGCTTCGACTCGGGGTCGTGCGTGCTGCGGAACGAGGCACCCGCGTCATACCCCTCGATGAACAGCGCGTCGCGGTCGAGCAGCAGAAACAGACCCATGCCGCTGCGCATGCCCTCATCGGCATCTTCGGCTCGAGGGCGCGCCATCTCGGCCACGGTCTCCGGTGAGACGACGCTGCCGTCGAGCAGCGCGCGCCAGAAGATCGTCAGGTCGCCCGCGGTCGTGTATGCGCCACCATCGCCGTTGCCCCGCACGGGCAGGTGCAGCACATTGGTGCGGTTGCCCTCGTGGTCCATGTAGCCGAGCGCAGCATCCGACGGCAGGTCGTCAGACCGCAGGTAGCCGGTCCGTGACATTCCCGCCTTGTCGAAGACGCGCGCCTGCACGAGGTCATGAAAGGGGGTGCCGCTGGCCCGCTCAGCCACCAGCGCGAGCACCATGTAGCCGCTGTTGCAGTAGGCGAAGCGCTCGCCCGGCGCGAACGACTGCTCGAACCCGTCGAGCACCGGCAGAAAGCCTTCGGTCGTGTCGAGCGTGTGCACGGGCACCGGCATCACATAGTCGTCGACCTCGAAGTCGCCGTCTTCGTCGATGTAGTCGCCGATGCCGGAATGGTGGGTCAGCAAGTGCTCGATCGTGACGGCGTCGTCGATGAGCGGCAGGTCGCTGTTCAGGATGCTGCGCACGGGTGTGTCGAGGCTCAGCACCCCCTCTTCGACGAGGCTCAGCACCGCGAGCGCCGTGAACGCCTTGCTGCCGCTCGCGATCGCGATGCGCGTGTCGGCAGTGTTCGGCACCTGCAGCGCGCGGTGGGCGAAGCCGTAGGCCTTGACCAGTTCGGGCTGGCAGTCGACGTCGATGCTGACGACTCCGGTGAACGATGAGGCTTCGGCGAGGGCGTCGATGTCAGATTCGGTGAGAGCCATGGTGTCTATCCAACACCCGCGGGGACGCTGATGACCGAGCTGCTCGTCGGGTCGCCGTATTAGTCTGACCGCGTGAGTGACTCTGCTGCAGTTCACATGGAAGGCGATGGGCGCATCGTCGTGCCTGCAACGATGCGGGCCCGGCATAGCTGGATTGAGGGCTCTACTCTCGTCGCGGTCGACACCGACCTCGGCGTGTTCCTGGCCGACCAGACTGGGCTCGAGCACGTCGTGAGAGCAAGACTCGCCGGTCATGACCTACTCGATGGTTTGCTCAGCACGCGGCGACGCGAGGCAAGCTACGACTCGCGGGCCTGAAGTTCGCGCTACTCGCCCTCGTCGTCGTGAGGTGCCTCGGACCGCGCGGGCCGCTCGCCGATCGCCGTGCCGGGCACGCGCCCGCTGCCGGGCACGTGCTTCTCGCGTTCGACGACGAGCCACTCAGGCCGGTCTGCCAGCAGCGCGCGAATCTCGTCTGTCGTCATCGAGTCGCTGACGCCGGCGCGCGCGAGTGCCGAGTTCGACACGCCGAGGCGGCGCGACACCTCATCACGCGGGTGCGGGCCTTCGCGGCGCAGCGTCGTGAGCCACTCGGGAGGGCTGTCGTTCAACGCCTGCAGCGCGCTGCGCGACACGGGCGCCGCACGAAACTCGTCCGGTGTCGCCGGCAAGTAGACGCCGAGCTTCTTCGCGGCGGTCGCGGGGCTCAGCAACTGCTCTTTCTTCGGCTTGGGCTGCTGGCGGCGGTCTTCGCGCGGTGCATCGGTCATGCCCTCGAGCGTACGGCCTCGACGACCCGCGGGTAGCCTGAGCCCATGCCTGATCCTCTTGCCGTCGCTTTCGTGCCCGGCGTGACGCCCGGCAAGTGGCAGCGCATCTGGCGTGAGCGCCGGCCTCGCGGTCGCCTCGATCTGGTGGCGATGCATCAGGATGCTGCGCTCGCCTCGCTCGACGACGGCACCGTGCACATGGCCCTGCTGCGTGACGTGAGCGCCGACGACGCCCGGCACGCCATCGCGCTCTACCGCGAATCGCCCGTCGTCGTCGCGCCGAAAGGCTCGCTCGTGGCGAGCCTCGACAGCGTGAGCCTTGCCGAGCTGGCCGAGGTCGACGATGTGACCGTGCTGCCGGTTGATCTCATCAGCGGCAGTGGTGCCGACGCCGTCGAACTCGTGGCCGCCAACGTGGGCGTGGCCGTCATGCCGCAGTCGGTGGCACGCGCACACTCGCGGCGCGACGTGGTGGCACGGCCGCTCACCGACGGGGTCGAGACTGGTATCTCGCTCGTCTGGCCGACGGCGGGCGCGCATCCCTTAGTCGATGAATTCATCGGCATCGTGCGGGGGCGCACGCCGAACAGCTCGCGCTGAGCATCCGGCGGTCGAGGTCGCCGCTAGGCCGAGGTGCCCTTCTCGGCGAGAATCGCGTCGATCTGCCCGATGCCTGCCTCGTAGCCTTCGAGGGCTCCGAACTCGACCGCCTGCTCGAACTCTTCGTCGCTGGTGAACGTGGTGATGATCGTCATGCGGGTGACATCACCGGTGGCCTCGAACGTCACCACGCTGCGGTTCAGGGGCTGCTCGTCTGGGTCGCCCTCGGCAGGAATGAAGGCTTCGTCGTAGACGATCTCGCGCGGCTCGTCGATGCTGATGAACCGCAGGCGGCCATCGAGGTGCTCGCCCTCGGGGTCGCCGACCATGCGGTAGAGCATCCGGCCCCCGGCCACGAAGTCGAACTCGCTGATCGTGGCCGGATACTCGGGAGGCCCCCACCAGCGCTCGAGCGTGTCGCGGTCTGACCACACGCTCCACACTCGCTCGACGGGGGCGTCGAACTCGGCGATGAAGGTCATGGTGCGATTGGCGGCGTCTTTCTCGGCGCTGACGAATGTCATGGCGTGGCTCCTTCTGGTGGTGTCTCGGCGAGGATGCTGGCGATCTGGTCGGTGCGCTGACGCCACAGGCGTTCGTACTCGTCGAGCAGCGCTTGCGCACGCTGCAGTTGCTCACGATCGGCGCTCACGATCTGACGGCGCCCGTCGCGTCGTTTGTGCACGAGTGACGCTCGCTCGAGCACGGTGACGTGCTTCTGCACGGCGGTGAAGCTCATCGCGTAGCGCTCGGCGAGGTCGCTCACCGACTGCTCGCGCTGCACCACCTGCGCGACAATGTCGCGTCTCGTGCGATCGGCAAGTGAGTGGAAGACTGCATCGATTTCTGCATCACTCAGCTCGGTTGATCGCACAACCATATGGTTACACGTTGTAGCTCGGCGCGCAAGATTTCGACGTTCGCGAGATAGTGCCGTCACACTCTGACCGCACGACAGAGAGGCCTCTACGATTGCCGTGTGACCGAGACGACGATGCCCGCCGACTGGGTCGAGCACCGGCGCGACGACCGCGAACGCCTCGGCTGGATTCACCCGAGCGGCGCGCTCTACACCGCCGTCGACGTGCTCGGCCGCGTCGTCGCAGCCGACGTCGAGTGGCTCGACGCCGAAGCCGCGCTCGACGAGCACGGGCTTGCCTGGCTCGCCGAGCCGTGGGGCCTGCGGCTCGACGACGGTCGCGTGCAACGCGTGCGCATCAGCCACTTGAGCCCGGCTGGGCTCACGGTCGTCGACGACGACTGGGGCGCGGCCGCAGCAGTCGGCGCCGGGATGCTCGAGCGCAGCCTGCCATGGCCCGCACCCGCCGCACTGCAGCCGTGGGGTGGGGTCGGCTAGAGCTTATTGTCGGCTGAAGGTGAGCCGCCGAATGCCTTGTTGGTCAGTGCCTCAAACAGTGCCTTCGCGACGACGGGGTCTTGAAGGTACTCGGCGACGCCGTGGTGGTCATCGCTCGTGTTCTGCACTTGGTGATGATTCTCGATGCCACCGGGCGGAAAGTCGGAGTCGTCCAGCGGCGTCAACGAGACAACGTCTCGCTCGTCGAATGCATTGAGCCACCGCGCGACAGACCGCGGGTATCTGCGGTTTCGAAGACGATCGTGAATCGCGGTGACGCCGAGCGGCGAGCCAAGGGTCAGAAAGAGTGGGACGCTCCAGTTGTGCTGAGACTCTCCGGCAAGCAAGGTCGATAGCGCGACGACGCTGCCCAAAGAGTGTGCGACGACGATGTTCGAGTCGTCCGCCGACATCGCCGTCGCCACGGCCGCATCCAGTCTGCGCTGAAACTCCGGGTCGGTTGCATACGCGTAGACGTCGCGCGTCGCCCAGAACAACGAAGCGATCCCGAGGGTCGGTGCGTGCTCATTCAAGAGCTGGAGCAATCGGCGCAAGATCGGATTGTTGCGAAATCCCAACTCACCGAACTCAGCGTCGGGCGCGAGAGCAATGCGATAATCGACCCCGAGTTCATCGGCGACATCTTTCAAAACCGCGATCGCGAACTCTTCTTCGTCCGGTGGCACGACCGTCTCGTCGCTCAGCACCTCTCCGTCGTTCAGCACGATCACTTCAGACTCCGGCAGACCTCTCGCTTGCGATTCAAGAGCGTTGCCGTAGTACGCGAAGCGAACATCGTTTTCATTGATGGTGACCGAATAGCCGTTGTGCCGCAGGCCCTGCTCAACCATGTCGATCCACGCCCGCTTCTCGTTCAGCGGAATCTTGCGCGCTTGCTTGCGCCCGTGCACCAGCACAATTCGCATCTGCCACTCCCATCACTCCACTTGGTCTTGACTGGGCACGAACATGACGTCTGAGAAATTTTGTGAAGATGGTTTCACATTTCGACGGCCGACAACAGTCCGAATCGTCACCTATCTGGTGGAGGGCGCACGGCAGGCGCCATGCCTCTGCCGAGTACAGTCGGCCGCCAGCGATTCAGTCACTCTTGCGCATCGCTCGCACTCCGACGACGAGACCGACTGCCGCGAGCAGTAGCGCTGCTATCCAGCCCCACATCACGACGGGAGCGAGCACGTCGCCGGAGAGCAACGCTCGCTCGGCCTGCACGACCCAGTTGATCGGATTGACTGTCGCGACCACGCGCATCCAT containing:
- a CDS encoding DUF805 domain-containing protein, which encodes MTTTPISIADPLYGATFGQAIARFFTKYATFSGRASRSEYWWWQLATTLVYTVVGVGAVVIGVANGELNTDGDVFYLGPAFNFGIAVLAIWTLATLVPQIAITVRRLHDANLTGWLVLLRLVASVGDVIVLVLATLQSNPAGARFDKR
- a CDS encoding DUF1697 domain-containing protein produces the protein MLHVALLRNVNVGQRASPTTAQILAAFAEATIVDAQTFQSNGTVIFTASPDAAQSLAQDAVAALARATGLDREVFTRPLESLRPIVEQHGDTADARLRELTLHDGPRLLSDDPAVLDAERRARCTVLDSGTGWAVVLNHREHQGNGTPLVERIVGTPASSRGIPTMTRLLEKYGASP
- a CDS encoding SRPBCC domain-containing protein, producing MTFVSAEKDAANRTMTFIAEFDAPVERVWSVWSDRDTLERWWGPPEYPATISEFDFVAGGRMLYRMVGDPEGEHLDGRLRFISIDEPREIVYDEAFIPAEGDPDEQPLNRSVVTFEATGDVTRMTIITTFTSDEEFEQAVEFGALEGYEAGIGQIDAILAEKGTSA
- a CDS encoding serine hydrolase, translating into MALTESDIDALAEASSFTGVVSIDVDCQPELVKAYGFAHRALQVPNTADTRIAIASGSKAFTALAVLSLVEEGVLSLDTPVRSILNSDLPLIDDAVTIEHLLTHHSGIGDYIDEDGDFEVDDYVMPVPVHTLDTTEGFLPVLDGFEQSFAPGERFAYCNSGYMVLALVAERASGTPFHDLVQARVFDKAGMSRTGYLRSDDLPSDAALGYMDHEGNRTNVLHLPVRGNGDGGAYTTAGDLTIFWRALLDGSVVSPETVAEMARPRAEDADEGMRSGMGLFLLLDRDALFIEGYDAGASFRSTHDPESKRTISVLGNSSEGAWKLIYELGIDG
- a CDS encoding AraC family transcriptional regulator, encoding MRRPTVAAGVVAGLRSYLAAHGIDADAMVLAADIDGAALDDPDARIALARYLTLMRLASHALDDPVLALHYGAHVPMAEVSILGLIMEASTTMAGALHQLQRYGSLALELDDGRDEPALRLQHAAGRLLLVDTRPLDTPRELIDEAFARLVCGPRRFLSQPHVLAVHFTAPELEHHAEYERVLGCPVMVGATANMLELHPGVADWPVAQHPPYVRALLTARADELLDLPEAPQHYRDRVEHEVRARLHEGEVSATSIAERLHCSRSTLYRQLNAEGTSLTRIVDQVRRDLALEHMAKRTASVRQVAYLTGFSDPAAFSRAFRRWSGESPSAYRDRASSP
- a CDS encoding lysylphosphatidylglycerol synthase transmembrane domain-containing protein; amino-acid sequence: MAAPRLGRRALIVAAQALVTIALLALLWRVADGADAVRVLLDAKAWFIVAALAALTLHTLFAAERWRLTAAALGLTLGRGRALREYYLAQMVNQTVPGGVVGDAGRAVRSREQAGLTVAAQAVIVERFAGQAAMIATMVIAVTITTLLPGGLEWPGWMLGLAATITLVSLAGLALLLAAGRVPGRFGARVGELARTATVALVGPRVVLHQLVLSAATTACILAAFAFSALAVGLSLPFGAIVSLVPLMLLTMLIPVTISGWGLREGAAAALLPLAGAAVSESLAASVLFGLLGLGAVLPGAVVVWMSSRERVHN
- a CDS encoding helix-turn-helix transcriptional regulator, which codes for MVVRSTELSDAEIDAVFHSLADRTRRDIVAQVVQREQSVSDLAERYAMSFTAVQKHVTVLERASLVHKRRDGRRQIVSADREQLQRAQALLDEYERLWRQRTDQIASILAETPPEGATP
- a CDS encoding LysR substrate-binding domain-containing protein, which translates into the protein MPDPLAVAFVPGVTPGKWQRIWRERRPRGRLDLVAMHQDAALASLDDGTVHMALLRDVSADDARHAIALYRESPVVVAPKGSLVASLDSVSLAELAEVDDVTVLPVDLISGSGADAVELVAANVGVAVMPQSVARAHSRRDVVARPLTDGVETGISLVWPTAGAHPLVDEFIGIVRGRTPNSSR
- a CDS encoding DUF5997 family protein codes for the protein MTDAPREDRRQQPKPKKEQLLSPATAAKKLGVYLPATPDEFRAAPVSRSALQALNDSPPEWLTTLRREGPHPRDEVSRRLGVSNSALARAGVSDSMTTDEIRALLADRPEWLVVEREKHVPGSGRVPGTAIGERPARSEAPHDDEGE